The genomic DNA CGAGGGAATGCCCCGTTCACGAACGGTCTGGCCAGGTCAGAGTATGTACTGCGGAATTTGCGGTCGCGTTCTGTATTACGGGGCTCATGGCCAATCTCAGAATCTGATGTGTAAGGGAGCGATCGAATACAAATGCTGGAACGGAGCGAGTGCCAATGGCCGGGATACGTCTCGGCGGATTTGTGAATCGGTTATAGAACTGGTTAAAAAGCTTCCAGAATTTGACGAAGTGCTGATGAATGAAGTCGAGAACCAAGTTCAACAGTTAAACGAAAATGCAGGAGGACGTCTTCAAGAAACACGTCGTGATCTAATTCGTGTCGAGCGGGAAATAGAGAGCGTTCTCACTTTTATTCGCTCCGGCAGTAGGTCTCGCGCGGTAGAGGTCGACTTGGTTCGGCTTGAAAGTCGCCAGGCTGACTTAACGGATGAGCTCCAGTCACTGCAAGAGTCGTCGCAAAGCAACATCGTGGTGCCATCTGTCGATGAAATTCGATCACGGGCTATCGATATTTTCAAATCGAGCCTTCCAGATCCTCAATTTGGTCGTCTTATGAATCAGTTCATCGAAGACCTTGTCGTTCTCCCGGTTCAATTGATTGATGGTGGCAGGGTCGGCTTGCGAGCCACTTTCACAGTTAACTTGCTTTCTCTGATCGAAGGCGAACCATTGTCGAAGATGCTCGACGTCGATGTGATGAAGCACCACCGGACAGTCGACCTCTTTGAAGTACCTCAACGAGTCAAGTTTATGGCCGAAGTTGCCCGACAAAGCAAACTGAACGGCGAATCCGGACCTGAGCTGACCGAACGTGAGATTGCGGAGCGTCTCAAAATCACGCAGCCTGCGGTGCAGCGTGCAAAGCGTCTCTATCGCGAAATACGTCAGCGTGGACTCGACGATCCATATCAGGTTCTGACGGCCCCGCCAGCGGAAGGTAAGCTACGCCGACATTTACATCCTCGCTATCGATTTGACCCACTTTAGCAGGCGAGGAAACCTTCCAACCCGCTTCATATTTTATGCCCCGCTGGTCATTGGCCGCGGGGTTTTTCATGCGCTAACACGGAAACAAGATGAAAGACCGACCAAAAGCTGCATCACGGGATCGTGGATCGATCCTTCGCAAAATCTTGCGCTTGGTGGCTCGGCGAATTGCCGAGGAGATCGCTGCCAAATCAGATGCGAGCAAGACCAAGAGCGAAATTACCAGATAATGCGTGGCATATTCCATGAATGGCCGCTTCTTGTTTGGGCGTCGCCGATGGATCCAAATTGAAGCCCAGAACGCGTCATATATAGACAGAGAAATCAATCAGCATCCTCAATTTATCTAACTCTTTACCAGGAAAAGGAGGTGCCTATCGCTTACATGTTCATGGTGGCTATTAGCGGCGCACTGCTTGTTGCTGTGCTCGCCTTGGCCCGAGAGCGTCGACTGCGACTCGGCCTGCAAGCCATTTTGAATCGAATTCTCGAACAATGGAGGCAACATGCCAAAACTGAAGACGGTCCTGGTCGTGGCCATCGTCAGCCTCGCCGCAGGCGGATGTCGGGACGACGAAAACAGACGACTTGCCGAAATGGCGGAAAGGAATCTTGAGCGACAAGCTCAGCAGGAGATTCGCAACACGGAGTTGCAACGCCAAATCGCTGAAGGAACCAAGCGGCTCGTCGAAGCCGATGCCGCCGCACGCGAGGACATGATCGGTCTGCATCGCGATGTTCAGTCGGAACGTTCTGAACTCGGGAGGCAACGAGACTTGCTGGAACATGACCGCCGTGATGTTGCCAACTCAAGAAATCGAGCCCCGGTGATTGCGGAAGCCATCAAAGCCGTTGGTTTGATGCTTGCATGTACCGTTCCGCTATTAATCGCTTGGCAAGTTCTACGCCGCAGTGACCAGGCGGATGAGAACATGGCAATTGCCGAACTTCTGCTCGCAGAAATCAATTCGCCGACTCCAAAGCTGATCACGATTCATGACCGCACTGATCGCGACAGGTCCGAAGAACTTCCACGGATTGGCGACAGACCGACAAGTCAAAGCGATCGCAACTAGTTCATTCAACTATTTCCACAAAGGAGAATCTATGTCACACGTTGTGACGATTGAGGCACAGGTGCGTGATCCAGAGGCATTACGGTCATCGTGCCGTCGCCTTGGCCTTGACGCACCGGTGCATCAAACCATCAAGCTGTTCACCGCCGAGGCAACTGGACATTGCGTCCAGCTCCCTCGATGGCGTTACCCCGTTGTCTGCGATACCGACAGCGGCGTGATTCACTACGACAACTACGGAGGTCATTGGGGTGAACAATCCGAGCTCGACAGATTGGTCCAAAGATACGCGGTGGAGAAAACGGTCATTGAGTCTCGGAAACAGGGATACACGGTGACCGAGCACACTCTCGCGAATGGATCGATCAAGCTGAGCGTCCAAGTTGGAGGTGCAAATTGAAAATAATCAACATCGTCATCTCTCCGAGTGGCGTGACCAAGATCGAGACGGTCGGTTTTGTCGGTAGCGAGTGCCGCGTCGCTAGTCAGTTTCTTGAAACGGCACTGGGGAGACGAGCTTCGGAGCGACTCACCACGGAATTCCATTCCTCTCAGTCCAGCAATAACACTCAAACACAAAAAGAAGGATGACCGCCCGCGAGTTGCATCACCAGCGTCCTGGTGAAATGCCCTGGCAGCGGCTAGCCCGTCGTTCGCAAAGCCGAATGGCGAATCTCGCGAAGCGATGGCTCAAAATGGTTGCCGTCGAGCACATGACGTCCACCCTGCTGGCAGAACGTGACCCAAACGGCGAAATCTCGTCTTGGATGTGGGCGATCAACGACCTGCTGGCATCCTGAATTTCATTCTTAACAAGGAGAATCTATGAAACTATCCGATCGTTTGGAGGAATTGGTGAAAGCCTGTTTCACCGGCATTTGGATCGAAAGTCACGAGCACGACGATGCGTTGCTCGAAATGAAGCAACTTTGTCGTGAGAACGACTGGCGGCTGGTGAACTGGGACATCGACCAGGGTCTGCGGATCAACGGAAGTCCGCTCGGTGACGATGACGGGACGACCGACCCGCTATCCGCAATTCGCTCGATGCGTTCATTCGCTGGCGATGACACGCCGTCGATCGTCGTATTGACGAATTTTCACCGCTTCCTCAGTTCCGCCGAAATCATGCAGGCGTTGGCGCGCCAGCTCGTTAACGGCAAGTCAACTCGAACGATCTTTGTCATCCTATCGCCGGTAGTCCAGATCCCGACGGAACTGGAGAAACTTTTCATCGTCATCGACCATCCGTTGCCGACGCGCGAACAACTCAAAGAGATCGCCGAGGGCATCGCCACCGAAGAGGGGGAACTCCACGGTGCCGACGGACTCGAAACCGTGCTGGATGCCGCGATGGGGCTGACTCGTTTGGAGGCTGAAAATGCATTCGGATTGAGTCTGGTTCGTGATTCCGTAATCCAGCCGGAATCGGTTTGGGAACTGAAGGCGAGCATGCTCAAAAAGTCCGGCCTGCTTCAACTATACAAAAGTAGCGACGACTTCACATCGCTCGGCGGGCTCGACAGTTTGAAGGCATTTTGCAAACGCTCGCTGCTTCAACATGGGCGTGACAACCCGTTGAAACGCCCTCGCGGCGTGTTGTTGTTGGGGGTTCCAGGAACCGGCAAGTCGGCATTCGCCAAAGCACTTGGCAAAGAGACCGGACGTCCCACGTTGATCCTCGACGTCGGGGCTTTGATGGGGAGTCTTGTCGGCCAAACGGAGCAAAACGTTCGGCGCGCGCTGAAAATCGCCGACGCCATGGCTCCCTGCATTCTATTCATCGACGAGATCGAGAAGGCTCTGAGCGGGGCGGCGGGCTCGGGTCAAAACGATTCGGGTGTGTCCTCTCGCATGCTGGGCACGTTGCTCAGTTGGATGAACGACCATACCTCGAACGTCTATCTGATTGCGACCTGCAACGATATCACGCGGATGCCTCCGGAACTTTCCCGTGCCGAGCGTTTTGACGGAATCGTGTTTTTGGATCTGCCCCAGCGTGACCAGAAGGACCGAATTTGGAACCAATATATCACCATGTTCGGGCTAGAAGCGGAGCAAAAGCGTCCGGCTGATGATAAATGGACCGGCGCAGAAATCCGTGCCTGTTGCCGGTTATCTGCGTTGCTTGATATTCCACTCTCACAAGCGGGGCAGAACGTGGTTCCCGTGGCAGTAACGGCAACCGAATCGGTGGACCGTTTGCGTCAATGGGCCAGCGGACGTTGTTTGGATGCGGAGAAGTCGGGGATCTACCAACACGATGCCAAACCCCAATCACGAAGGCGGGTGTCGCGTTCCAATCCGTCTCAGAATTGAGGCGTTTGAACGCTCTCAATTTGTGAAACCTACTCTAACCAAGGAGAATCCATGAGCATCATGCTCGAAGATCCTGTGACCCAGAATCACTCATCGCACGGAACGCGGCTGCAAGCCGAAACGACCGCCGTGCGATTGCACATCCGCTGGCCGGGCACTCGCAAGAGTCTCAGTCGCGATCAGAAACAACAAGCTGCCGGAGCGTTCGACGCCGATATCCGCACGCTCTCTGCAGCCAAACGTCTGTTCGACACGTCGCATCCGTCGTTCCGTGCCGTCTCGGCGATTAAAACGAAAGCGGGTTCCCTGTGGAAAGGGATGACGTTGCCGTACATCGAACCGGGCGTCCGGTTACTGCGACGGGGTGACGTTTCGGAATTCGATGATCGCATGATCGTCATCCAAGGCGATCTTGGCGAAGCTGTTGGCGAGCTCGACCGTTGCTTCGCGGAACTCGTCGATCAAGCCCGCACGCAACTTGGGCACTTGTTCGATCCAGCTGACTATCCCACTTCAGTCTCGGACCTGTTCGCGTTTTCGTGGGATTTTCCATCCGTCACACCACCTGCGTACCTGCGAACGGTGAATCCTGAGCTTTACGAGCAGGAGTGCCAGCGAGTGCAGGCGAAATTCGCTGAAGCGGTTGAACTGGCCGAGCAAACGTTCGCCGAAGAACTCTCGCAGCTAATTGGTCATTTGGCCGAGCGATTGTCCGGTTCGGTGGACGGCAAACCGAAAGTCTTTCGCGATTCGGCAATCTCGAATTTGAACGAGTTTTTCGAGCGATTCCAGCATCTCAGCATTGGCAGCAATGACGATCTCGACCAATTGGTTGAAAACGCACGGCAAATCATCAGTGGCGTCGACCCGCAAGACTTACGAGACCGTTCGTCGATGCGCGATCGAATGGCTCGCTCCCTGACGGAAGTGGAAACGAGTCTCGATGAACTCATGACCGATCGCCCGCGCCGAAACATCATTCGAGGCCCACGGTGAGTGCCATTGAATGGGTCGTGACCACCAACGGGGAAACTCGAATGGTCTTCGACGACCGCGTCGATCTTCGCTCGGTCGGCCGGATATCAATCCAGCGCGGATCGCATGTTGAGCCGACGCTCATCGGTCATTGGACGGCCGATCTCTCACCAGTCGGCGGACCGATCCTCGGTCCGTTCGACAAACGAAGCGAAGCCTTGGAGGCAGAGGTCTCTTGGCTTCATCGGAATTGGCTCATTCGGTCCACCGGATAGCCGTTCTTTTGCTACGTCTATTTTCTGAAGCCCCGTTCGTCTGACGCAAGTCAGCCGGGCGGGGCTTTTTTCGTTTCCCCCTTCCGAAAGGAATTTCACCATGAACCAGAACGACCTCAATCGTGCCGTGGCAGCCGCCACCGGCGAAACCATCTCGGCGATCAAACGCATCGGCTTTTTGATCAGCGAACCCAATGAACCCTTCGATGACCCGACCGATCCCGTGCACGGCGGCCGGGTCATCGACTGGGACGATTTCGAGTTCCTTCAAGATGAACCAGATGACAGTTGCTTCATTCCCGAAGCCGCAATCGGCTAATTCGATGAAACCCCATCGCAATCAGCCATTCTTCTTTGTTGCGAAACGCCGACGCTTTCCCGTTCGTGGACAGCGGCGGCTTCGCTTTCCGAAACGCAAAACGTTTTTCCAAAACCCCAAACCTAAGAGAGTCAAACATGAAAGTACTTTTGATTTCCAATGACGCTGGTGGATACGCACACAACGTCGAGGCACCCGATGGGACAACCGTCCAACAAATGTTCGAACGACACATCGGTTCGTTCCATGCGGATAGCTATCTGATCCGCGTTAATCGCCAACCCGCGAGCGCTGACCAACCGCTTCGCGATGGTGACCGCGTTTCGTTCACGCCACTGAAGATCGAAGGTGCCGCCTGATTTTTGTTTTCATTGTCTGGTCGGGGTGGTTGGTTTTGCAAGTAGCTACCCATCCCGACTCGGCTTCCCTTGGAGCAAATCAATGAAGAACGAAATCAAACAAGACTACCGAACGGCAGTCGATATCATGCACGCTTTGCAAGGCGTTCGCACGCCAGCGCAGCTCTCGGCTCTCGACGACTCAGTCGAACAGTGCAATCGTTGGCGGCGACGACTTGCCATCGCTTCCGAACGCAATTGGCAGGCCGCCGCAATAGACTCAGCTGACCGACTTCGTGGGTCACTCGACATTTTGCGAATCCGTTCAGAACACGCGATCGAAGAATTGAAGAGAACGGCAAACACTCGCATTGAACCGACTGCGACTTCAATCTTTCGTGACATCGAGGGCTTGCGTGGCGAATTTGAGGGTGTGTCGATTGACCGGGCCAACCAGCAATTGACGGTCCGGACATCCAGCATTGTGCTGGAGTCCGTTGAACTCGGCAGCTTCGAGATTCGATTGAACTGGAAGCACATCAAGGATTCGTCCCCCTTCGATGTTGTTGCGGTAGCCCCCAATTGCTGCGCCGCGAACGATACCGTCACGCACCCGCACGTGCAAGGCGATTCGCTTTGTGAGGGTGAAGGTGCCGACGCGATCCGACGTGCGCTCGACGAAGGCCGTTTGTTCGATTTCTTTTGCATCGTCGATCATGTGCTCCGCAATTACAACGCGGGATCGGCGTACGTGCATATTGAAAACTGGAACGACATCAACTGCGAATCCTGTGGCGACAGCGTCGAATCTGGCGAAGTCTTTGGCTGCTGCAATTGTGAAACCGAGCTGTGCTTGGATTGCAGTTCGTGCTGCGAATCCTGCTGTGATCGTTACTGCAGCGACTGCAGCTCAAGCTGCGAAAGCTGTGGCAACGAAACATGTCAAACGTGCCTGAAGTCGTGTGACGACTGTGGCGAATCTTTCTGTACCTCATGTCTCTTTGAAGGAACCTGCGATGATTGCATCACCAAGCAAAACGAAGCAAATGAAGACGACGATGAATCAACGAACGAACCACCGAAGCCTGCGGTTCACTCCCTACGCGATGGCAAAGTTGCTCTACCTGCGTGACATCGGCCCCACCGAAGTCGGAGGATTCGGCATCTCCAGCGCCAGCGATCTGTTGCTCGTTGAAGACATTCAGCTTGTCGAACAAGTTTGCTCGGTTGTCTCGGTCGAGTTCTACGACGACAGCGTTGCCGATTTTTTCGACAAGCAGGTTGACGCCGGTCGGCAACCCGAACAGTTCGCAAGAATCTGGATTCACACTCATCCAGGTGCGTCGCCGTCTCCAAGCGGCACTGATGAAGAAACGTTTGATCGTTGTTTCGGTGGAGTCGATTGGGCGGTGATGCACATCATCGCCGAGGAGGGTAACACCTACACGCAAGCCCGCTTCAACGTCGGCCCCGGCACCGAACGACGCCTGCGGTCGTGCGTCGAGTTCGATCGCGAATTCCCCGCAGCCGATCACGAAGCATGGTTCATTGAATACTGTGACAACGTGACGGTTTACGATCCATTTTCCTCGCGTCACACCTTCGCTGATACTTACGACGAGTCGGATTGGTGGGAGCAAAATCCGTCGGCAACCGATCGCTGGAGCGACAATCTCTTGGGGGCGATCAGTTGAACGCGGCTCAGAATCGTTTTGAACGTCAAAGCCAACTGGTCCCGATGGACCGGTTGGCTGAAGTCACCGCAACGGTGATCGGCGTTGGCGCGATCGGTCGTCAAGTTGCGTTGCAACTCGCGTCGATCGGAACGCCACGAATCCAGTTGATCGACTTCGATAACGTCGACTTGTCCAACACGACAACGCAAGGCTACCGAAAGCATGAGGTTGGATCGGCGAAAACGTTTGCCACGTCGCAAGCCATTGGCGAAATTGATTCAACGATCGATGTCATTCGAGTGGAGGACCGTTTTCGACCACGCCAAGAGATCGGTAACACAGTGTTTTGCTGCGTGGACTCCATCGCCGCTCGATCTGCAATCTGGCGTTCGGTAAAGTCGCGTGTGGGGTTCTGGGCCGATGGCCGGATGCTTGGCGAAGTGCTGCGAGTCCTAACGGTCACCGACAGCAAGTCCGAAGCTCTTTACGCTTCAACACTTTTCGCCGCATCCGACGCCCAGCAAGGAACTTGCACGTCACACAGCACGGTCTACGCCGCCAGCATCGCAGCGGGATTGATTGTCCATCAGTTCACGCGATGGCTCCGCGACATCCCAACCGACGCCGACACCAGCGTCAATTTGCTATCCGGCGAATGGACCGTCCAAGACGCTTCCTTACGAAACGAACAGGGCACAAGCTTTCACCGAGGCCCCAGCCCCAACTCGTATTCGTAAGGAAGTCAAATGGACGAATTGCTAACTTGGATCGTCATCGGCTTTGTCGCATGGTGGTTCTACAAAACCGGCAAACGCACCGGCAGCCGCAAAGGCTACAACGTCGGACGCAACCGGAGCAAACGCAATCACCACCGCCGCCGCTAATCACCGGAACGTCGTGGCCGCCCTTCGGGGCGGCCACTGCGTTCACCTTTTTTTAGCTATCAGCGTTTGATTGGTGTTAGAGACAGGTTGCTTGAATTGGATCGCATCAACTGAAATCGAATCGAACATGCCATCTTCACGTGGTCCAGAAATTCAGAGGTCGATATCGCAAGCGAACCTAGTCGAAAAATTCTACGGATGGCGGTGCAGGAATCCAATCGCCTCAAATCCTTCATCCGCATTTATTCGCCGAACAGAATCGACCACATCACGACCATGGTAGGGATCGTCAATCAGTTCACTGAGCAAGGTTGCCGAATCCGCGTCCCCAACTCGCCCCAGCGCGTGAACAATGAAGGTTGTGAGTTCTCGTGGAGTCTGTCGATCGGGACAGCGTTTGTCGATTCGTGTAAGACTCTCTCGATTCTTGAATCCAAACTCCAGCAGATTGCGGAACTCTGGCAAGAACATTTTGAAAAGGCGGTTTGTAATCCTTCCATGGTCTGACTTGAAGGTCATGCTGGAAGCGTGGGCGAACTCTCGTAGCGGGTCGATAGCCTCGAACGCAAGTTCGGTCGAGAGTGCAGCCAAAATTGGCTCACTTCGTTCCCTCAGTTCATCTGGTGAGATGTCAGGTTTGCAAAGCCAGAAAATGAGCTCACCATATTTCTGCCAAGCACGTCGATCGTCGTTGCTAAGGTCATCGAGACAGAATGGCTCGTCCACCAGAGCCGCCGAACCAGCATGTGCTGTGATAAAACAGGCCGTGCGATCCTGCGGCCCCATCGCTTCGTGATCCAAGGTGCGCGCATATTTCTCAAACGCCGGAAGTGCTTCAATGGACGCATTCTCTAACAGTCTTCCAAGCAACCAACCGCCATTCATCGAATAGCCAGGCATTCCCAACGCGGCCATCACATAGACCTCGTATCTCTCAGATTCTGACAGCGACTCGATGGCTTGGTAGCACGCTTCATCATTAATCGTGTCGAACATTCCTGAGACGATGTCATGAGCGATCGTTTGAGATTCCTCGTCATCGGGCGTCTCCAGTGCGTGAAGCAGTGATGTCTTGAGATCGTATGCCGATGTGGGATGTTCAAATAGTTCAAACGCGGTTAGCGCCTCGATCAATGGTGCGCCGAGGAACGGGTGCGATGGCTGGACTGTCCCGAGGTAGTTCTTTAACTCAGAAAGGTTCGGTTCGGCGATATTGCACCAATAGGCAACGCGGTAGAGGGCTTCCAACTGCAAATGGTAAATCTCGGATTCCCAGCAAACCCTGAAGAAATCAGTCAACCGATCTTCGACCTGCGAAACATTCCACCGAAATTGAACAAGTGCAAAATACAGCTCCGCTGCGGAGTATTCCGTTGGTGAGCGCACAACTTCACAAATAGGTTCCGGTATTAAGTCCGCCTCGAAACTTGAGTAGCGATTACACGAAGCCCTAAGAATCGTTGATATGGGCAACGTGTCACCGCGTCCGCCGAGGACACAAAGACGCGAAAACAGGACAGTCTTGACACTTGGTTTCGCAAGTACTTCAGAGCGGTATCGAAGTTGCAAACACTCGCTAACCCGAGACTGTGTCATTCCAACGAGCCGCATGACATCGACGATTAACCATCCTGACGGCAGTCGTTCAGCTACCAAGTTCATCAGTCCGTATTCATACGAAGACCATTGCCGAGCGTTCAGTACGGTTGGCTCCAACGACGTACGCTCTCCATCGGACTTGTTAATTTCGATCTTCAAATCAATCTCGACCAAATCGGCTTCCGCGTCGCGTAGCATTTTAGCTGCGTCCTCGCGCACGATCTGTTTCGCCGACGCACCAAGATTTCCGTCAAACGCTCGCGATAGAACGGAAGGACCGTTCGTTTCGCAGGCGAGACCGAGAAGATCACGAATGTTGGAATCGTCCGTCTGACGATCAATTGCGAATTCGATAAGAGCGTGATGAACAGGCTTCCGAAGTTCAGCCTTAAGCACTTCAAAGCTGGTGACTGTTCGGCAAATCGCCTCCGACTCAAAGAACCTCTGTAGCATCTCGTGCCGAAATCCGCATTGGCCCTGATCCAAGTCAATCACACCGCTGCTGACAATCTCATTTAGCAGTCTCGGTGGGATTTTCTCGCGTTCTGAAGCGATCTCAAATACATGGGTTAAGTCACTACTGGAAAGACTCGTCCGAAGCTGAGCTTGCATTAGAGCCGCAAGTCCGCCAAAGACCTGCCGTGCCCAAATGACATCCGCCGGGCTATCGAATCGTCGTTCCAAAAAACGATTGAACAAATCACGCCGTGTCGAGGACTCACCAAGCTGTGAAAGGCATTCAGCAGCGATCGAAAGTTCGTAGCCAGAACGGAATGCAATGCAATTCTCAATTTCCTGTTTCGTGACTGCGCGACCTGCATGCTGTTTCAAAATTGCAACTCGTTGATCGTCCGTCAATTCCTGACATTCGATGACCGCTCCATTCAGTGCTGAAGGAAGCTCAATTCTCTGCTGCGCGCTCATCGCAATCTGCGTGCCATACCGAAGAAACAGTGCTTGCAGGTCAGCAAGCAATTGCTCTCTCAACCGGACTGGACACTCGTTGAAGCCATCTACCAGGATCGTTGGCGTTTCGCCGCGCCGCTGGGCCAATTCGATAAACTCGATCGCGCGCATCGGGCACAGATGTGAGACGCTACGATTCAGCAAGTCTGATAGTCTTCCTTGATATTTAGCTGCTGAGGCGAAAATGACCGGCTGTTTGTTAGTCGAAAGCTCTGTCCCCAGTCCGCGAAGAAGCATTGACTTGCCAAGTCCCGAGGGTCCGATGAGCTGAAAGTGTCGATTGTCGTCGATTCTGGAAATCAGATTTTCGGTCGACAGTTCTTCATCGTCAATTCGTAGCGACGTTGGGACATGTTGCTGGTTGTCGATGCTACTCCATTCTTGGAAACGCTGGAGATATGTTTCAAGCACTTGCGCATCATCGTCAGCGGCGACCTGTTCAGGCGATCGGTCATCATGCCGAACCAGTCCGAGATACATCGCGAACTCAATCCATTTCTCATATGACCAGCCTGGACTCTTGTTGCCCGAGAGCAACAGCTTCAATAGCTCGGGATAACCGATCGTCTTGACCTTATAGTCGCTAACGACAACTGAATTCCGGTGGAGTTTCGGGTAGATGCAAAGGACTGATTGCATCTGCTTGTAGAACGGTTTCGCCGCCTTGTCCTGACCAGTGAAAGCACGCATCTCATCGCTAATCGCGAATTTGCACTTCGTGGACTGGCCGTAAGGATTGTCGTGTTGTAGCGGCTGTCTTGACCCATCCGGCATCTGTATGTGCCAGGCCCCATTGGTGCCGCCAAAAATAGGGCAAGAAACGCATTTCAGCTCGACATGGCAAACAAAGCCATCGAGCACGACAAGAAAGTCGATCTGCGGTTCAGGTTTGCTACGCGGAAAGAAGTTCGCCAAAATGACCGCACGACGCCCGGCAGCTTCGAGGTCTGACGAAAGTTGACGTAGAAAAGCCATCTCCGATTCGATTTCGATCGGGTGGCCAACAAAGATTTCAGTTTTGATATTCATACTTTGCCGTACACGGACGGCGCTCGGCAGTTCTCACTACACGTCGGCAACGATTGTTGCGACAAACCCACCCGCGTCAAGGCCCGGCCCTAAGATTTTTTTCCATCACTATACAGTGTCAGTTTAGAAATCCAGGACGATTGCTGATCATTTACGATCGCATGACCATCTTGATTATCGGTGCATTCGGTCGGCCATACACAGCTCGGCCTAAGGAAAACTGACGAAGGTCAAATGCTGCGGACTGTAGAAGGCTAGGGTCAAGAAAGCTGCGGTCTGTCTGTGTACAATTGAGCCTGGAAGACATTGATCGAACTAGAACTCTAACGGGTGCATTGAACGCGGGGCGTGGTTGGATGGATGATGGGGCGGTTGACTGGCTTTGCTTTTCTTATCTGACGGCCGAGCGTGCGGTCGTGTATCGTGCGATTGTGGATGTCTTTGCGGCAGCGAAGGCAGAGTTTGCCTTGCATTTGCGGGCGTCGGAAGTCCAGTCGGAACTTGTGGTTCGCGGGACGTCGTTGGATCTGAGCGATGTCGAGTCGGCGCTTCAGCAATTGGAAAGCTGGGGGAATCTACAGTCGTATCAGGACAATGCCGACGTTGCTTCGCTGACGGAC from Rosistilla carotiformis includes the following:
- a CDS encoding NERD domain-containing protein, which translates into the protein MNIKTEIFVGHPIEIESEMAFLRQLSSDLEAAGRRAVILANFFPRSKPEPQIDFLVVLDGFVCHVELKCVSCPIFGGTNGAWHIQMPDGSRQPLQHDNPYGQSTKCKFAISDEMRAFTGQDKAAKPFYKQMQSVLCIYPKLHRNSVVVSDYKVKTIGYPELLKLLLSGNKSPGWSYEKWIEFAMYLGLVRHDDRSPEQVAADDDAQVLETYLQRFQEWSSIDNQQHVPTSLRIDDEELSTENLISRIDDNRHFQLIGPSGLGKSMLLRGLGTELSTNKQPVIFASAAKYQGRLSDLLNRSVSHLCPMRAIEFIELAQRRGETPTILVDGFNECPVRLREQLLADLQALFLRYGTQIAMSAQQRIELPSALNGAVIECQELTDDQRVAILKQHAGRAVTKQEIENCIAFRSGYELSIAAECLSQLGESSTRRDLFNRFLERRFDSPADVIWARQVFGGLAALMQAQLRTSLSSSDLTHVFEIASEREKIPPRLLNEIVSSGVIDLDQGQCGFRHEMLQRFFESEAICRTVTSFEVLKAELRKPVHHALIEFAIDRQTDDSNIRDLLGLACETNGPSVLSRAFDGNLGASAKQIVREDAAKMLRDAEADLVEIDLKIEINKSDGERTSLEPTVLNARQWSSYEYGLMNLVAERLPSGWLIVDVMRLVGMTQSRVSECLQLRYRSEVLAKPSVKTVLFSRLCVLGGRGDTLPISTILRASCNRYSSFEADLIPEPICEVVRSPTEYSAAELYFALVQFRWNVSQVEDRLTDFFRVCWESEIYHLQLEALYRVAYWCNIAEPNLSELKNYLGTVQPSHPFLGAPLIEALTAFELFEHPTSAYDLKTSLLHALETPDDEESQTIAHDIVSGMFDTINDEACYQAIESLSESERYEVYVMAALGMPGYSMNGGWLLGRLLENASIEALPAFEKYARTLDHEAMGPQDRTACFITAHAGSAALVDEPFCLDDLSNDDRRAWQKYGELIFWLCKPDISPDELRERSEPILAALSTELAFEAIDPLREFAHASSMTFKSDHGRITNRLFKMFLPEFRNLLEFGFKNRESLTRIDKRCPDRQTPRELTTFIVHALGRVGDADSATLLSELIDDPYHGRDVVDSVRRINADEGFEAIGFLHRHP